One part of the Streptomyces nigra genome encodes these proteins:
- a CDS encoding urease subunit beta, with protein MTPGEVLFAEGPIAYNEGREITRLTVLNAADRPVQVGSHYHFAEANPGLRFDRAAARGKRLNVAAGTAVRFEPGIPVDVELVPLAGARVVPGLRGETGGALDA; from the coding sequence ATGACACCCGGAGAAGTCCTGTTCGCCGAGGGCCCGATCGCATACAACGAGGGCCGCGAGATCACCCGGCTGACCGTCCTCAACGCCGCCGACCGGCCCGTCCAGGTCGGCTCCCACTACCACTTCGCCGAGGCCAACCCCGGCCTGCGCTTCGACCGCGCCGCGGCCCGCGGCAAGCGGCTGAACGTCGCCGCCGGCACCGCCGTGCGCTTCGAGCCCGGCATCCCCGTCGACGTCGAACTCGTCCCCCTCGCCGGCGCCCGCGTGGTGCCCGGACTGCGCGGGGAGACCGGAGGTGCCCTCGATGCCTGA
- a CDS encoding urease subunit gamma, which translates to MQLTPHEQERLLIHVAADVAERRRARGLRLNHPEAVALITAHILEGARDGRTVAELMSSGRTLLTRDDVMEGIPEMIHDVQVEATFPDGTKLVTVHDPIV; encoded by the coding sequence GTGCAACTGACCCCGCACGAGCAGGAGAGGCTGCTCATCCATGTGGCGGCCGACGTCGCCGAGAGGCGCCGGGCCCGCGGGCTCCGGCTGAACCACCCCGAGGCCGTCGCCCTCATCACGGCGCACATCCTGGAAGGCGCTCGCGACGGCCGTACGGTCGCCGAGCTGATGTCCTCCGGCCGGACCCTGCTCACCAGGGACGACGTCATGGAGGGCATCCCCGAGATGATCCACGACGTCCAGGTCGAGGCGACGTTCCCCGACGGGACCAAGCTCGTCACCGTCCACGACCCGATCGTCTGA
- a CDS encoding TetR/AcrR family transcriptional regulator, protein MARVSQEHLDARRRQILDGAALCFARNGFHATSMQDVLKEVDLSAGAVYRYFKGKEELIGAIVAEVLGSVRAAFEEAARQSPPPPPDELVAYVLGHTLAARESLVVDGKPAFPRLVVQVWTETLRNDELAAILREGYGSVRAAWARIVEGYQEAGLMRTDVDPDHVARTMIASVLGFIAQQSLFGPAPVDVLQQGLRALMSMRYDDAAPSGPARG, encoded by the coding sequence ATGGCCCGCGTATCCCAGGAACACCTCGACGCACGCCGCCGCCAGATCCTCGACGGCGCCGCCCTCTGCTTCGCCCGCAACGGCTTCCACGCCACCTCGATGCAGGACGTGCTGAAGGAGGTCGACCTCTCGGCGGGGGCCGTCTACCGGTACTTCAAGGGCAAGGAGGAGCTGATCGGCGCGATCGTCGCCGAGGTGCTCGGCTCGGTCCGCGCGGCGTTCGAGGAGGCCGCCCGGCAGAGCCCGCCCCCACCGCCGGACGAGCTCGTCGCCTATGTCCTCGGCCACACGCTCGCCGCCCGGGAGTCCCTGGTCGTCGACGGCAAGCCCGCCTTCCCCCGGCTCGTCGTCCAGGTGTGGACGGAGACCCTGCGCAACGACGAGCTCGCGGCCATCCTGCGCGAGGGCTACGGCTCGGTGCGCGCCGCCTGGGCCCGGATCGTCGAGGGCTACCAGGAGGCCGGGCTGATGCGGACGGACGTGGACCCGGACCATGTCGCCCGCACGATGATCGCCTCCGTGCTCGGCTTCATCGCCCAGCAGTCCCTGTTCGGGCCCGCGCCCGTGGACGTCCTGCAGCAGGGTCTGCGCGCCCTGATGAGCATGCGGTACGACGACGCCGCCCCCTCCGGCCCCGCGCGGGGTTAA
- a CDS encoding ABC transporter permease — MSSPSATPPRKPAPRRLVAVVVLVPVLAALALWAFAWPAARTAPRDLPLGVAGPAAAVTQVERQLSAHDGAFDVHRYADEPAAREAIEDRDVYGAVVVTPQGPKLLTASAASPAVAQLLQQAVAGQAAAEGTQVETVDVVPAPEEDPRGAALNSSVLPLALAGLAAGAAVTLLGLRGLGAAGALAGVAALIGLIAAALAHSWLGVITGDWWAEAGVFALMTLAVSAAVAGLAALLGPAGVGLMAATVMLIGNPFSGAASAPRMLPEPVGTIGQWLPPGAGTTLLRSVSFFDGAAAVGPALTLTWWAAVGLGAVLLGDRLKADGTSPEPTTAREPATAA, encoded by the coding sequence ATGTCCTCGCCGTCCGCCACACCGCCCAGGAAGCCCGCACCCCGGCGCCTGGTCGCGGTGGTCGTGCTCGTCCCCGTACTGGCCGCCCTCGCCCTGTGGGCGTTCGCCTGGCCGGCCGCCCGCACCGCGCCGCGCGACCTCCCGCTCGGCGTGGCGGGGCCCGCCGCGGCCGTGACGCAGGTGGAGCGACAGCTGTCCGCCCACGACGGCGCGTTCGACGTGCACCGCTACGCCGACGAGCCGGCCGCCCGCGAGGCCATCGAGGACCGGGACGTGTACGGCGCGGTCGTGGTGACACCCCAGGGGCCGAAGCTGCTGACCGCGTCCGCCGCGAGCCCGGCCGTGGCCCAGCTGCTGCAGCAGGCGGTGGCCGGACAGGCGGCCGCCGAGGGGACGCAGGTGGAGACCGTCGACGTGGTGCCCGCACCCGAGGAGGACCCGCGCGGGGCGGCCCTGAACTCCAGCGTGCTGCCGCTCGCCCTCGCGGGCCTGGCGGCGGGGGCCGCCGTCACCCTGCTGGGGCTGCGCGGTCTGGGCGCCGCGGGCGCTCTCGCGGGCGTCGCAGCCCTGATCGGCCTGATCGCCGCCGCGCTGGCGCACAGCTGGCTGGGTGTGATCACCGGTGACTGGTGGGCGGAGGCCGGGGTGTTCGCGCTGATGACCCTCGCCGTGAGCGCCGCCGTCGCCGGGCTCGCCGCCCTCCTCGGACCGGCCGGCGTCGGCCTGATGGCCGCCACCGTCATGCTGATCGGCAACCCGTTCTCCGGGGCGGCGTCGGCGCCCCGGATGCTGCCGGAGCCGGTCGGCACCATCGGCCAGTGGCTGCCGCCGGGCGCGGGCACGACCCTGCTGCGGTCGGTGTCCTTCTTCGACGGCGCCGCGGCGGTCGGCCCCGCCCTCACCCTGACCTGGTGGGCCGCCGTCGGCCTCGGCGCGGTCCTCCTCGGAGACCGCCTCAAGGCCGACGGCACCAGCCCGGAGCCGACCACCGCCCGGGAACCGGCCACCGCCGCCTGA
- a CDS encoding C40 family peptidase — MTALNRVPSLMARAGTASALTLAAVGGSIVTPGLASEAQAATPATKALQIAASKKGSPYKWGATGPNRFDCSGLTLYSFKKAGKKLPRTAAQQYNKTRHISASNRKAGDLVFFHSGSYVYHVGIYAGKGKIWHSPKSGDVVRLQKIWTRSVWYGRVK, encoded by the coding sequence ATGACTGCGCTCAATCGTGTCCCGTCGCTCATGGCCAGGGCCGGTACGGCCTCGGCCCTCACTCTCGCCGCGGTGGGCGGCTCGATCGTGACGCCCGGTCTCGCCTCGGAGGCGCAGGCCGCCACGCCGGCGACGAAGGCACTTCAGATCGCGGCCTCGAAGAAGGGCTCCCCGTACAAGTGGGGCGCCACGGGGCCGAACCGGTTCGACTGCTCCGGGCTCACGCTGTACTCGTTCAAGAAGGCCGGCAAGAAGCTGCCGCGCACGGCGGCCCAGCAGTACAACAAGACCCGCCACATCTCCGCCTCGAACCGCAAGGCGGGGGACCTGGTCTTCTTCCACTCGGGGTCGTACGTCTACCACGTGGGCATCTACGCGGGTAAGGGCAAGATCTGGCACTCCCCCAAGAGCGGTGACGTGGTCCGGCTGCAGAAGATCTGGACCAGGAGCGTCTGGTACGGCCGGGTCAAGTGA
- a CDS encoding ATP-binding protein, translating to MADHLEASVTLPSDPASVSAARSYVVTTLAEWGLPSDTDTADTIRLIVSELTTNAVQHTLGQSPTFTVDLELDRDEQLRIGVTDSHPRFPKRLPAAVQQDNGRGMVIIRWLTAECGGRLRVWPTREGGKTVSIELPWTVPASPVTVATPQDTP from the coding sequence ATGGCAGACCATCTGGAAGCATCCGTCACTCTGCCGAGCGATCCCGCCTCGGTCTCCGCGGCCCGGTCCTATGTGGTCACCACACTCGCCGAGTGGGGACTGCCGTCGGACACGGACACGGCGGACACCATCCGGCTCATCGTCTCCGAACTCACCACGAACGCGGTACAGCACACCCTGGGGCAGTCGCCCACCTTCACGGTGGACCTCGAGCTCGACCGTGACGAGCAGCTGCGCATCGGGGTGACCGACAGTCATCCCCGGTTCCCCAAACGGCTTCCGGCCGCCGTCCAGCAGGACAACGGCCGGGGCATGGTGATCATTCGCTGGCTGACCGCCGAGTGCGGCGGCCGGCTCCGGGTGTGGCCGACCCGTGAGGGCGGCAAGACGGTCTCCATCGAGCTGCCGTGGACCGTACCGGCCTCGCCGGTCACGGTCGCGACGCCGCAGGACACCCCCTAG
- a CDS encoding helix-turn-helix domain-containing protein yields the protein MQHGPAVRRRKLGAELRALRTGTGLTSGEAARLVGWHQSKVSRIETGASGVKPADVRLLLDAYGVRDARLREVLLALAGSDGAGRHHWWHAYRGVLPPAYRDFISLESQARAMRTLETSVVPGLLQTPEYARAVTRAATGGTDDGTDDRIDALVAVRLARQEVLRADPPLRFSAVLDEAVLRREVGGPEVMRRQLERLVEAARLPQVTLQVLPFTAGEHVGVTGPFVIFSFSSTSDLDVVVLDHLTSSLYLERKEDLQAYTEAFDTLRLHALSPEESLDHIAAIGGGA from the coding sequence ATGCAGCACGGCCCGGCGGTACGCCGCCGGAAACTGGGCGCGGAACTGCGTGCGTTACGCACCGGGACCGGGCTCACCAGTGGGGAGGCGGCCCGCCTGGTGGGCTGGCACCAGTCCAAGGTGAGCCGTATCGAGACCGGTGCCAGCGGGGTGAAACCGGCCGATGTGCGCTTACTGCTCGACGCCTACGGTGTCCGGGACGCGCGGCTCCGGGAGGTGCTGCTGGCGCTGGCCGGCTCCGACGGCGCCGGGCGGCACCACTGGTGGCACGCCTACCGCGGGGTCCTGCCGCCGGCGTACCGGGATTTCATCAGTCTGGAGTCCCAGGCCCGCGCGATGCGCACGCTGGAGACGTCCGTGGTGCCCGGCCTGTTGCAGACGCCCGAGTACGCGCGGGCGGTGACCCGGGCGGCGACCGGCGGGACGGACGACGGCACCGACGACCGGATCGACGCGTTGGTCGCGGTGCGGCTGGCCAGGCAGGAGGTGCTGCGGGCCGATCCGCCGCTGCGGTTCAGCGCGGTGCTGGACGAGGCGGTGCTGCGCCGGGAGGTCGGAGGCCCCGAGGTGATGCGGCGCCAGCTGGAGCGGCTGGTGGAGGCGGCGCGGCTGCCCCAAGTCACCCTGCAGGTGCTGCCGTTCACGGCCGGTGAGCATGTCGGCGTCACCGGGCCTTTCGTTATCTTCTCATTTTCGAGCACTTCTGATCTGGACGTGGTTGTTCTCGACCACTTGACGAGTAGCCTCTATCTCGAACGGAAAGAAGACCTCCAGGCCTACACGGAGGCCTTCGACACCCTTCGGCTCCACGCCCTTTCGCCCGAGGAATCGCTGGATCACATCGCCGCGATAGGTGGCGGCGCGTAA
- a CDS encoding 8-amino-7-oxononanoate synthase, translating to MAFGWIDGQADQRRRAGLVRTLRPRPADSPLLDLASNDYLGLARNPEVVEGAARAARTWGGGATGSRLVTGTTELHTELEDELARFCGFEAALVFSSGYAANLAAVTALAPHGSLIVSDAGNHASLIDGCRLSRGTTQVAAHADPDAVRKALRTHDGPAVVVSDTVFSVDGDAAPLAAYADVCREHGAGLVVDDAHGLGVLGDGGRGAPYAAGLAGAPDVVATVTLSKSLGSQGGAVLGPARVIDHLVNAARTFIFDTGLAPAAAGAALAALRLLDREPERAARARAVAGELHTRLTAAGLEAVRPDAAVVSVRAPSPEGAVRWAADCRAAGLAVGCFRPPSVPDGVSRLRLTARADLSEGQIERAVQVIGTTRP from the coding sequence ATGGCGTTCGGCTGGATCGACGGACAGGCGGACCAGCGCCGCCGCGCCGGACTGGTACGGACCCTGCGGCCCCGCCCCGCCGACTCCCCGCTCCTCGACCTCGCGAGCAACGACTACCTGGGCCTGGCCCGGAACCCCGAGGTCGTCGAGGGCGCCGCGCGCGCCGCGCGCACCTGGGGCGGCGGCGCGACCGGCTCACGGCTCGTCACCGGTACGACGGAGCTGCACACGGAGCTGGAGGACGAGCTGGCCCGCTTCTGCGGCTTCGAGGCGGCGCTCGTCTTCTCCTCCGGCTACGCGGCCAACCTCGCCGCGGTCACCGCGCTCGCGCCGCACGGCTCGCTGATCGTGTCGGACGCGGGCAACCACGCCTCGCTCATCGACGGCTGCCGCCTGTCCCGGGGCACCACGCAGGTCGCCGCCCACGCCGACCCGGACGCCGTCCGCAAGGCGCTGCGCACGCACGACGGCCCCGCCGTGGTCGTCTCCGACACCGTCTTCTCGGTCGACGGCGACGCCGCCCCGCTGGCCGCCTACGCCGATGTGTGCCGGGAGCACGGCGCCGGGCTGGTCGTGGACGACGCGCACGGTCTCGGCGTCCTCGGCGACGGCGGCCGGGGTGCCCCGTACGCGGCGGGGCTCGCGGGCGCGCCGGACGTCGTCGCGACCGTCACGCTCTCCAAGTCGCTCGGCAGCCAGGGCGGTGCCGTGCTGGGGCCCGCCCGGGTGATCGACCATCTGGTCAACGCGGCGCGGACGTTCATCTTCGACACCGGTCTCGCCCCGGCGGCGGCGGGCGCGGCCCTGGCGGCGCTGCGGCTGCTGGACCGGGAGCCCGAACGGGCCGCGCGGGCCCGCGCGGTGGCGGGCGAACTGCACACCCGGCTGACGGCCGCGGGTCTGGAAGCGGTGCGTCCGGACGCCGCGGTCGTCTCCGTGCGGGCGCCGTCCCCGGAGGGGGCCGTGCGGTGGGCCGCCGACTGCCGTGCGGCGGGTCTCGCCGTGGGCTGCTTCCGTCCGCCTTCCGTGCCGGACGGCGTCTCACGGCTGCGGCTGACCGCCCGCGCGGACCTCTCCGAGGGGCAGATCGAACGCGCTGTACAGGTCATCGGTACGACACGACCATGA
- the bioB gene encoding biotin synthase BioB has protein sequence MDLLNTLVDKGLRRELPTREEALAVLATSDDDLLDVVAAAGKVRRKWFGRRVKLNYLVNLKSGLCPEDCSYCSQRLGSTAGILKYTWLKPDEASQAAAAGLAGGAKRVCLVASGRGPTDRDVDRVSETIKAIKDGNEGVEVCACLGLLSDGQAERLREAGADAYNHNLNTSESTYGEITTTHTYADRVDTVNKAHAAGLSACSGLIAGMGESDEDLVDVVYALRELDPDSVPVNFLIPFEGTPLAKEWNLTPQRCLRILAMVRFVCPDVEVRIAGGREVHLRTLQPLALHLANSIFLGDYLTSEGQAGRADLEMIADAGFEVEGAGEVTLPEHRATAGGGGCGSHASAGCGSHEGGGCGSHADGGVCGTAAAEPAAPAAEPRTDLVAVRRRGAGTDLAPNA, from the coding sequence ATGGACCTGCTGAACACGCTGGTGGACAAGGGGCTTCGGCGCGAGCTGCCGACCCGCGAGGAAGCGCTCGCCGTTCTCGCCACTTCCGACGACGACCTGCTCGACGTGGTGGCCGCGGCCGGCAAGGTGCGCCGGAAGTGGTTCGGCCGGCGGGTGAAGCTGAACTATCTCGTCAACCTCAAGTCGGGCCTGTGCCCGGAGGACTGCTCCTACTGTTCGCAGCGGCTCGGCTCCACCGCCGGGATCCTCAAGTACACCTGGCTGAAGCCGGACGAGGCGTCCCAGGCCGCGGCCGCCGGATTGGCGGGTGGCGCCAAGCGGGTGTGCCTCGTGGCATCCGGGCGCGGCCCGACCGACCGGGACGTGGACCGGGTCTCGGAGACCATCAAGGCCATCAAGGACGGCAACGAGGGCGTCGAGGTGTGCGCCTGCCTCGGGCTGCTCTCGGACGGGCAGGCGGAGCGCCTGCGCGAGGCCGGCGCGGACGCCTACAACCACAATCTCAACACCTCGGAGTCCACGTACGGGGAGATCACGACCACCCACACGTACGCCGATCGGGTGGACACGGTGAACAAGGCGCACGCGGCCGGTCTGTCCGCCTGCTCGGGGCTGATCGCGGGCATGGGCGAGAGCGACGAGGACCTGGTCGACGTCGTCTACGCGCTGCGCGAGCTGGACCCGGACTCGGTGCCGGTCAACTTCCTGATCCCGTTCGAGGGCACCCCGCTCGCCAAGGAGTGGAACCTCACCCCGCAGCGCTGTCTGCGGATCCTCGCGATGGTGCGGTTCGTGTGCCCGGACGTCGAGGTGCGTATCGCGGGCGGCCGCGAGGTGCACTTGCGCACCCTGCAGCCCCTCGCGCTGCACCTGGCCAACTCGATCTTCCTCGGCGACTACCTCACCAGCGAGGGCCAGGCCGGCAGGGCCGACCTGGAGATGATCGCGGACGCCGGCTTCGAGGTGGAGGGCGCCGGCGAGGTCACCCTGCCGGAGCACCGGGCGACCGCGGGCGGGGGCGGCTGCGGATCGCACGCGAGCGCGGGCTGCGGGTCCCACGAGGGCGGCGGTTGCGGTTCGCACGCGGACGGCGGGGTGTGCGGTACGGCCGCCGCGGAGCCCGCCGCGCCGGCCGCCGAGCCGCGCACCGATCTGGTCGCCGTACGGCGGCGGGGCGCAGGGACGGATCTCGCGCCCAATGCCTGA
- a CDS encoding adenosylmethionine--8-amino-7-oxononanoate transaminase yields the protein MSGLSVPELLELDRRHVWHPYGPMPGRAEPLVVESASGVRLRLADGSGELVDGMSSWWSAIHGYNHPVLNEAAHEQLARMSHVMFGGLTHEPAVRLAKLLVDLSPEGLEHVFLADSGSVSVEVAVKMCLQYWRSLGRPGKRRLLTWRGGYHGDTWQPMSVCDPEGGMHELWSGVLPRQLFADAPPAEYDEAYAERLRSLIERHADELAAVIVEPVVQGAGGMRFHSPAYLRVLREACDAHGVLLVFDEIATGFGRTGALFAADHAAVTPDVMCVGKALTGGYMTMAATLCTSRVADGISRGEVPVLAHGPTFMGNPLAAAVACASIELLLGQDWQAEVRRVEAGLRAGLAPAADLPGVKDVRVLGAIGVVQLDHEVDMRAATAAAVGEGVWLRPFRDLVYTMPPYVTGDADVARIARAVCAAAGEG from the coding sequence ATGTCCGGTCTGAGCGTGCCCGAGCTGCTGGAGCTCGACCGGCGGCACGTCTGGCATCCGTACGGCCCGATGCCCGGCCGCGCCGAACCGCTCGTCGTGGAGTCGGCGAGCGGGGTGCGGCTGCGGCTCGCCGACGGCTCGGGCGAGCTGGTCGACGGCATGTCGTCGTGGTGGTCGGCCATCCACGGCTACAACCACCCGGTGCTCAACGAGGCGGCGCACGAGCAGCTGGCGCGGATGAGCCATGTGATGTTCGGCGGGCTCACGCACGAGCCCGCCGTACGGCTGGCGAAGCTCCTTGTCGACTTGTCTCCCGAGGGTCTGGAGCATGTCTTCCTGGCCGACTCCGGGTCGGTGTCGGTCGAGGTCGCCGTCAAGATGTGCCTGCAGTACTGGCGTTCGCTGGGCCGGCCCGGCAAGCGGCGGCTGCTGACCTGGCGCGGCGGCTACCACGGCGACACCTGGCAGCCGATGTCGGTGTGCGACCCCGAGGGCGGGATGCACGAGCTGTGGTCGGGCGTGCTCCCTCGCCAGCTGTTCGCGGACGCGCCCCCGGCCGAGTACGACGAGGCGTACGCCGAACGGCTGCGGTCGCTGATCGAGCGGCACGCGGACGAACTGGCGGCGGTGATCGTGGAGCCCGTGGTGCAGGGCGCGGGCGGGATGCGGTTCCACTCCCCCGCGTATCTGCGCGTGCTGCGCGAGGCGTGCGACGCGCACGGCGTGCTGCTCGTGTTCGACGAGATCGCGACCGGTTTCGGGCGTACGGGCGCGCTGTTCGCGGCGGACCACGCGGCGGTGACGCCTGATGTGATGTGTGTGGGCAAGGCCCTGACCGGCGGCTATATGACGATGGCGGCGACGCTGTGCACGTCCCGTGTCGCCGACGGCATCTCGCGCGGCGAGGTCCCGGTGCTCGCCCACGGCCCGACGTTCATGGGCAACCCGCTGGCGGCCGCCGTGGCCTGCGCGTCGATCGAGCTGCTGCTCGGCCAGGACTGGCAGGCCGAGGTCCGGCGCGTCGAGGCGGGCCTGCGGGCCGGTCTGGCACCCGCGGCGGACCTGCCGGGCGTCAAGGACGTACGGGTCCTCGGCGCGATCGGCGTCGTCCAGCTGGACCACGAGGTGGACATGCGGGCGGCGACGGCGGCCGCCGTAGGTGAGGGCGTGTGGCTGCGCCCGTTCCGCGACCTCGTCTACACGATGCCGCCGTACGTCACGGGCGACGCGGACGTCGCACGGATCGCCCGCGCGGTGTGCGCGGCAGCGGGAGAGGGCTGA
- the bioD gene encoding dethiobiotin synthase, with amino-acid sequence MPVLVVTGTGTEVGKTVTTAAVAAAALASGRTVAVLKAAQTGVGPDEDGDAAEVARLAGPVTTAELARYPEPLAPATAARRAGRAPVRPAEIAEAAAKLAAEHDLVLVEGAGGLLVRFDEAGGTLADAAELLAAPVLVVASAGLGTLNTTALTARELRRRRLDPLGVVIGSWPGEPDLASRCNVADLPEVSGAPLLGAVPAGAGGLPSAGFRACAPEWLAPRLFGRWDADAFRERTGL; translated from the coding sequence ATGCCGGTACTGGTGGTCACGGGCACGGGCACGGAGGTCGGCAAGACGGTCACGACCGCCGCGGTGGCCGCGGCGGCGCTGGCCTCGGGCCGTACCGTCGCGGTGCTCAAGGCCGCGCAGACGGGCGTCGGACCGGACGAGGACGGTGACGCGGCCGAGGTCGCGCGGCTGGCCGGTCCGGTGACGACGGCCGAACTCGCCCGCTATCCCGAGCCGTTGGCTCCGGCGACGGCGGCGCGGCGGGCGGGCCGGGCCCCGGTCCGTCCGGCGGAGATCGCCGAGGCCGCCGCGAAGCTGGCCGCCGAGCACGATCTGGTGCTGGTGGAGGGGGCGGGCGGGCTCCTCGTCCGCTTCGACGAGGCGGGCGGCACCCTGGCCGACGCGGCCGAGCTGCTGGCGGCACCCGTCCTGGTGGTGGCGTCGGCCGGCCTGGGCACCCTGAACACGACCGCGCTGACGGCTCGTGAGCTGCGGCGCCGGCGGCTGGACCCGCTCGGCGTGGTCATCGGCAGCTGGCCCGGCGAACCGGATCTGGCGTCGCGGTGCAATGTGGCCGACCTTCCGGAGGTGTCGGGGGCGCCGCTGCTCGGCGCGGTGCCGGCGGGCGCGGGCGGGCTGCCGTCCGCCGGTTTCCGCGCCTGCGCACCGGAGTGGCTGGCACCCCGGCTGTTCGGCCGATGGGACGCGGACGCGTTCCGGGAGCGGACGGGGCTGTGA
- a CDS encoding class I SAM-dependent methyltransferase, with amino-acid sequence MALRSARAGTRPRDAVHHPVFARYYARASVGAETRMGLARIRERLLDGLSGRVLEIGAGNGLNFTHYPSTVSEVVAIEPERVLRRLAVEAALRAEVPVDVVPGTAEALPVKSEGFDAVVLSLVLCSVRDVPRALAEVRRVLRPGGTVRFFEHGRGGGPAMLRTQRVLDRTVWPLVAGGCHLSRDPVAALRRAGFELGPYRRLMVPENGPVLPASYCALGTAWRPPADEASAGR; translated from the coding sequence ATGGCCCTGCGCTCCGCCCGTGCGGGCACCCGTCCACGCGACGCCGTGCACCATCCGGTGTTCGCCCGCTACTACGCCCGGGCGAGCGTCGGCGCCGAGACCAGGATGGGCCTGGCCCGGATCCGGGAGCGGCTGCTGGACGGGCTGTCGGGCCGGGTGCTGGAGATCGGCGCCGGGAACGGCCTGAACTTCACCCACTACCCGAGCACCGTCTCCGAGGTCGTCGCCATCGAACCGGAGCGCGTGCTGCGGCGGTTGGCGGTGGAGGCGGCGCTGCGCGCCGAGGTGCCCGTGGACGTGGTGCCGGGCACGGCGGAGGCGCTGCCGGTCAAGAGCGAGGGCTTCGACGCGGTGGTGCTGTCGCTGGTGCTGTGCAGTGTGCGGGACGTGCCGCGGGCCCTCGCGGAGGTGCGCCGGGTGCTGCGGCCCGGCGGGACCGTGCGGTTCTTCGAGCACGGCCGGGGCGGCGGACCCGCGATGCTGCGCACCCAGCGCGTCCTGGACCGGACGGTGTGGCCGCTGGTCGCCGGCGGCTGCCATCTTTCGCGCGATCCGGTGGCGGCCCTGCGGCGGGCCGGCTTCGAACTCGGCCCGTACCGGCGGCTGATGGTCCCGGAGAACGGGCCGGTCCTTCCGGCGTCGTACTGCGCTCTGGGCACGGCGTGGCGGCCGCCGGCCGACGAGGCGTCAGCCGGGCGGTAG
- a CDS encoding toxin-antitoxin system HicB family antitoxin has translation MAKTQLNVRVDEGTARAARERALARGMSVNRYIEELVRQDTGEVGHTFVEAAADFMKQYESVFADEFGAEREGPREGRH, from the coding sequence ATGGCGAAGACCCAGCTGAACGTGAGAGTGGACGAGGGCACGGCCCGCGCCGCCCGCGAACGTGCCCTGGCCCGCGGGATGAGCGTGAACCGCTACATCGAGGAGCTGGTCCGCCAGGACACCGGCGAGGTCGGGCATACGTTCGTGGAAGCCGCCGCGGACTTCATGAAGCAGTACGAGTCGGTGTTCGCCGACGAGTTCGGGGCCGAGCGCGAGGGCCCGCGCGAAGGGCGCCACTGA
- a CDS encoding ABC transporter ATP-binding protein, which produces MSTAAAQYVPGPAPAGGVAARARDLTKAYGSGETTVLALDAVDVDIARGRFTAVMGPSGSGKSTLMHCLAGLDDVSAGRVWLGDTEITGLKDRELTRLRRDRIGFMFQSFNLIPTLTAAENITLPMDIAGRRPDEAWLDQVIDTLGLRDRLRHRPSQLSGGQQQRVACARALASRPELIFADEPTGNLDSRAGLEVLGFLREAVDRLGQTVVMVTHDPGAAAHADLVLFLGDGRIVDEMPQPTAEAVLERMKRFDVIRGASEDGGRAPGGVEAGEGPALGKG; this is translated from the coding sequence TTGTCCACAGCAGCTGCGCAGTACGTCCCGGGTCCCGCGCCGGCCGGCGGGGTGGCGGCCCGCGCCCGCGATCTGACCAAGGCGTACGGGTCCGGCGAGACCACCGTGCTCGCCCTCGACGCGGTGGACGTCGACATCGCGCGCGGCCGGTTCACGGCGGTGATGGGGCCCTCGGGGTCCGGGAAGTCCACACTGATGCACTGCCTGGCCGGTCTGGACGACGTCTCGGCGGGCCGGGTCTGGCTCGGCGACACCGAGATCACGGGGCTGAAGGACCGTGAGCTGACCCGACTGCGGCGGGACCGGATCGGGTTCATGTTCCAGTCGTTCAACCTCATCCCGACGCTGACGGCGGCGGAGAACATCACCCTGCCCATGGACATCGCCGGCCGCAGGCCGGACGAGGCATGGCTGGACCAGGTCATCGACACGCTCGGGCTGCGCGACCGGCTGCGGCACCGGCCCTCCCAGCTGTCCGGCGGCCAGCAGCAGCGCGTCGCCTGCGCCCGTGCGCTCGCCTCGCGCCCGGAGCTGATCTTCGCCGACGAGCCCACCGGCAACCTGGACTCGCGGGCGGGCCTGGAGGTGCTCGGGTTCCTGCGCGAGGCCGTCGACCGGCTGGGCCAGACGGTCGTCATGGTCACCCATGACCCGGGTGCCGCCGCCCACGCCGACCTGGTGCTCTTCCTCGGCGACGGGCGGATCGTCGACGAGATGCCGCAGCCCACGGCCGAGGCCGTGCTGGAGCGGATGAAGCGGTTCGACGTGATCCGCGGCGCGTCCGAGGACGGCGGGCGCGCACCGGGCGGCGTCGAGGCCGGGGAGGGCCCGGCGCTCGGAAAGGGCTGA